Genomic window (Aquicella lusitana):
CGTCTTTTTTGCGTTCTAGCGCGGCCAGTTGTGCTTCAGTTAGAATTAAGTTCTCCTCGGCAGATTTCTTTTCCAGTGCGGTTAGACGCTGTTTAAATGATGCCAAATCATGCCTTAGCCAGATGCAACGAACACCGCTAGGAGAAACAAAAACACCTCTTTTCCTAAGCTCATTACTGACTCTTAATTGACCATGCGCGGGGTACTCAATGGCATAGTCCAATACAGCATTCTCTGTAGCTTCATCGGTGCGGTTCTTGATGTTTGGCTGCCGTCTGCTCTTGTCGAACAAGGTCTCAATGCCTCCTTGCTCAACTGCTGATTTATAACGATAAAACGTATCTCTGGAGAAGCCCATTACCTTGCAGGCTCTTGATACATTCCCTAGCTCTTCTGCCAAATTTAACAGACCGACCTTGTTTTTAATGATTTTTTGCGTACACTCGTACATAAGGTTACCTCTTTAATGTTTTGATTTTTACTCGACATAACTATCAAAACGGGTAACCTTACTTTTTTCAAGTAGCAAGTGTCAGATTAGATCGGAACTAATGCATTTTAACATATAGAATGGCTAGCTTGAACTCCCATTTGCTGCGATTGAATGGTTTCACTTGGATTCGCAATATGATCAGCTCGCTTGATTATTGGTCTATAGACAATACGGAACACATATTCATTGGCATTTGCACTTGGTATAGGATTGAAGCTAATTGAACTTGTTGATGAAGTTAATTTATATAAATTATTACCTTTGTTTTCAATTTGATCAAAGTTAATAAAATTAAATGCGTCCATAGTATTTTGCGCTTCATTCTGGTTCACAAAGGCATCCATCGTGATAAATTCAGCGCTTTCTATTTGAATCCATTCGTATCGCTCGCCAAGCAAAATAAATGTCTTAAGGTTGGCAGGTAGCCATACTGAGAAAAAACCATCGTGGGTTGCTACGGCTTCGGTTGGTGTTTTATAAACTTCTGTACCCTGTTGAAACATTACTTGAATGGGTTCCTTTCTTAAAACCATGTCCTTTAATTTTAAATCAAGACCAAAACGATGCTGTGCAATTAAGGACAAAACAAATTCAATGCCGGCTGTTCTCAACTCTGCAGGATAATTTGTGCGGGTTAACTTAGATGGTTTTTCCATGTAAAACATACCACGTTTGCGTAATCCTAAAAGGCCTTGTTCTGGGTCAAATACGCGTAAAATATCCGTCGTTCCCAGGTTCATTTCCGCTTGGAATGTCTTTAGGTAATCAAGCTCCCATTCTGTCGGTAGGAATATCATTCTGCACAACTCGGTCATTGCTGTTTGGCGAAGCATATCATTTGAAAGAGTCATATTAGCCAGTCTGAAAAATTCGATCGCATCCTTTACAAACTGGATGCATGAAGATTGAATGTTAATTAATTTTTGATGTTGCTGGTCACCCATGATAATATCTGAATAAATTGCATCTCCGTTTTCGTCATAGTCAATCACACTTCTTTCATTCGAAGTACAAAGTTGCTCAAGCAACGTAATATAAAATACGATTGTTAACATTGCATTATCATCACACCATGATGGGTCGATTAAACCACAACGATTTGCTTCCCAGCCCGGGACACGCAGAGAAAGCAAATAACGCCCTACCACGTCAATTCCTAATGCTTTGAAAACGGGTGTGAGCCGCCGTTGTGCCGTGCCACTATAGCCTAAATCCACCAGAACCAGTGTGCTGCCTTTTTCAAGGCCAACCTGCTTGTCAAGATGCTTAATTAATCTTGATCGATATTGTTCTGATTTAGCGAGAATAATTTTAACAATATCTTTTCTGCGGATGAGCTTCATAAATTCAGATGCAGGGTTTTTACTGTGCTCCGCCACTCTAATAATAGGATCATAAACTTTTTCTGGTAAAAGCAGCTGCCTAGCTACGTCATGAAACCGATTTGTGGCTCCAATCTCAATGAGGTAACTATCAATATCATCAGGTGTCATAAATGATGCCGCATATGAAGCAAAACGGCTAATTCGAACCCGCTTCCCTATCTCGCTACCGAGATAAGTCTCACATGCCATAGAAGGCAAATAGGCATCCCGCATTAAAAATAATACCTTAGGATTCTTGTTTTTCTCTTTTAGCTTTGTGACTTCATTGCACAGAAAATGTGCAAATGAATACATAATCGGGCCAAGCGACGCATAGCCAATAAATTTTTCAGGGTTTGTTTTACTAAAGGATTGCAATGAAAATACACAACGAAAAGGGGAATATAATGGTTTTACTGAATTTATACTCGGGTCAATTATTTTAGCTGCTGTGTCTTGAAGTCGAATTAAGTCTTTAATGCAATCATCCTGGTGAATAAAATGAAATGCATTGATTTTAAATGCCTTAGGCATAAGGTAGTCGGCAACCGGATTATCACCTATATGCAATATCTGTTCTGGCGAACATCGAGTATACTGAATCACATCATAAAATATACCTGATGTTTTAGATCTTCCCACTTCACATGAACAAAATATCTTGTCAATTATTTCTAACGCGTCTTTTGGCAAAAAGAATGATAGCATTTCTTTAAGTTGATATTCTTCAAAATAAGTGTCGCTAACAATAATAACTTTAATCCCTGTCTTTCTTGCCGCTTTCAGTAATTCAATGACAGGAGGAAATGCAAAACAAGCATTTTTTTCGGATAGTAATTCGTCTTTTACTAGATCATTAATCTGTTCTTGAGTTAGTTCATGAAAACCATCAGCATAAATATCTTTTAATTTTACTTCACCGCCCTTGCCTTTTAACGCCGAAAGTTGTCTAGATTTACCTTCTGCGCTAATACGCAATGAAGCGTTAAATCCCATTGATTGAAAGAAATGTCTTTGCTGCAAATCAAAAAAAACGTCTTTTGGCGATGCTGTTTTACGCCAAATTAAAGTATCAAAACAGTCTAAAGACAAAACCTTGATTTTGTCTTTAAAATGCTCTAACAACTTAAGAAGATCGTTTGCTCTTACTTTATCTGACATTTGCATCATGCTTTGCAATCTAACTTGTGTTACTTTGTCCATATCAACTCCTATTTTATTCTGAACGCATTTTTGCACGGATCCTTGCGATGGCGATGCTATGTAATTGAGATATGCGTGCTTCTGTTAATTCAAGCACTTCCCCAATCTGTTTAAAAGTGAGCTCTTCAACATAATAAAGCGATAAAACTAGCTGTTCCTTTTCAGGAAGCAGTTTAAGAATTTCCTTGAGCTGGGTCTTTACAGCGTCTTTTTGCGCAATTCGTTCAGGATCATTCGAATCATCAGCTAAACTATGCTCAACATGCTTGTCGGCAAGATTTGCGACATAAAACATATTGATTTCTTGGGATATCTTGAAATACTCTTCATGGGTTATATTCAATTCCATTATAATATTTTCAAGTGTCGCCTGCTGCTTGTTTCTTTTTTCAATTTTGTTTATTGCATCAGAAACCTTTTTCATTTTTTTAATAATGTCGCGGCTAATCCAAGAATTTTTCCTTAATGAATCAATTATTGCTCCCCGTATTCTGATAGTGGCGTATGTTTCAAAACTAGCTCCCATTTCAGGGTTATAATTTTTCCGAGCTTCAAGCAAACCAATCAATCCAGACTGTAATAAATCGTCAAACTCAATATGCGATGGTAACTTGCGCTTGATTTGGGTTGCTATCTTTTTTACCAAATCCAGGTGGTTTAGAACAAACTGTTCTAAAACGACATCTGAATTTTTCTCGTACATTGTTATGCTTTGCATAACAAATCCTTAAATTTGTTGATGAATCAACTTCTCGAAAAAGAAATGAATTCCGCCAGGCAATTCAGTGTCTTTATGCCAATTTATTATATTGCTACAAACATCATTAATTGCTGAAACAGCATCTGAATTTGGGTATTTATCAACAATTGCTACCCTTTCTTGCGCTGAAATACCAATATAGTCATCGTAGGGTATATGACCCAAATAATTTGTATTAACGTCAATAAACTTTTCAGTTACTTTTT
Coding sequences:
- a CDS encoding HAD family hydrolase, whose amino-acid sequence is MDKVTQVRLQSMMQMSDKVRANDLLKLLEHFKDKIKVLSLDCFDTLIWRKTASPKDVFFDLQQRHFFQSMGFNASLRISAEGKSRQLSALKGKGGEVKLKDIYADGFHELTQEQINDLVKDELLSEKNACFAFPPVIELLKAARKTGIKVIIVSDTYFEEYQLKEMLSFFLPKDALEIIDKIFCSCEVGRSKTSGIFYDVIQYTRCSPEQILHIGDNPVADYLMPKAFKINAFHFIHQDDCIKDLIRLQDTAAKIIDPSINSVKPLYSPFRCVFSLQSFSKTNPEKFIGYASLGPIMYSFAHFLCNEVTKLKEKNKNPKVLFLMRDAYLPSMACETYLGSEIGKRVRISRFASYAASFMTPDDIDSYLIEIGATNRFHDVARQLLLPEKVYDPIIRVAEHSKNPASEFMKLIRRKDIVKIILAKSEQYRSRLIKHLDKQVGLEKGSTLVLVDLGYSGTAQRRLTPVFKALGIDVVGRYLLSLRVPGWEANRCGLIDPSWCDDNAMLTIVFYITLLEQLCTSNERSVIDYDENGDAIYSDIIMGDQQHQKLINIQSSCIQFVKDAIEFFRLANMTLSNDMLRQTAMTELCRMIFLPTEWELDYLKTFQAEMNLGTTDILRVFDPEQGLLGLRKRGMFYMEKPSKLTRTNYPAELRTAGIEFVLSLIAQHRFGLDLKLKDMVLRKEPIQVMFQQGTEVYKTPTEAVATHDGFFSVWLPANLKTFILLGERYEWIQIESAEFITMDAFVNQNEAQNTMDAFNFINFDQIENKGNNLYKLTSSTSSISFNPIPSANANEYVFRIVYRPIIKRADHIANPSETIQSQQMGVQASHSIC
- a CDS encoding sigma-70 family RNA polymerase sigma factor, translated to MQSITMYEKNSDVVLEQFVLNHLDLVKKIATQIKRKLPSHIEFDDLLQSGLIGLLEARKNYNPEMGASFETYATIRIRGAIIDSLRKNSWISRDIIKKMKKVSDAINKIEKRNKQQATLENIIMELNITHEEYFKISQEINMFYVANLADKHVEHSLADDSNDPERIAQKDAVKTQLKEILKLLPEKEQLVLSLYYVEELTFKQIGEVLELTEARISQLHSIAIARIRAKMRSE